One window from the genome of Salvia miltiorrhiza cultivar Shanhuang (shh) chromosome 7, IMPLAD_Smil_shh, whole genome shotgun sequence encodes:
- the LOC130992066 gene encoding sorting nexin 2B-like isoform X2 — MGSEKNPKANNAEKEEEEREEFLHPLSADDKLQTLTLNSDGEETFNGEVSTSKSYSHYRSAMTTLSSSTEQPLFPPPSVATTPAVSDPLLFPSHNPSLDSPSYADMFHPFHERLPESNGNGEISGEDTVSSPLSQSSSSDYLRISVSDPQKEFEPSNSIVPGGNTYISYLIMTSTNIADYEESDFSVRRRFKDVVTLSDRLSEGYRGFFIPPRPDKSLVESQVMQKQEFVEQRRVELEKYLKRLARHPMIRKSDELRVFLTVQGRMPLPTSIDMASRMLDGAVRLPKQLLGESSSVIEPQDVVHSAKGGRDMLRFFKEFKQSVVNDWGNARPSVEEEDKEFLEKKAKLKDLEQHLTNASKQAESLVKAQQEMGEIMGELGLAFIKLTKFESEQATSNTQRVRATDMKNVATSAVKVSRLYRELNAHTVKHFDSLHEHMGMMLAVHSAFADRSSALLTLQTLISELSALHSRADKLETASSKMFGGDKSRVRKLEDLKDAIRVTEDAKSCAIKEYERIKVGLRCPSCLEGGKR, encoded by the exons ATGGGATCAGAGAAGAATCCTAAAGCAAATAATgcggaaaaagaagaagaagaacgagAAGAATTTCTTCACCCCCTTTCCGCAGATGATAAATTGCAAACCCTAACCCTCAATAGCGACGGCGAAGAAACCTTCAATGGAGAAGTCTCTACATCCAAATCCTATTCACATTACCGCAGTGCCATGACTACTCTTTCCTCCTCCACCGAGCAACCCCTTTTCCCTCCGCCGTCGGTCGCCACGACTCCCGCCGTCTCGGATCCCCTCCTATTCCCCTCTCACAACCCCTCTCTTGATTCCCCATCCTACGCGGACATGTTCCATCCGTTCCACGAAAGGCTCCCGGAATCCAACGGAAACGGCGAGATCTCCGGCGAGGACACGGTTTCGTCGCCTCTATCTCAGTCTTCTAGCTCTGACTATCTGAGAATCAGCGTTTCGGATCCGCAGAAGGAGTTTGAGCCCTCGAATTCGATTGTTCCGGGTGGGAATACTTACATCAGTTATCTGATCATGACGAGCACGAACATTGCGGATTATGAGGAGTCGGATTTTAGCGTGCGCAGGCGGTTTAAGGATGTAGTTACGCTGTCGGATCGGCTGAGTGAAGGTTACAGAGGGTTCTTCATCCCGCCTCGGCCGGATAAGAGTTTAGTTGAAAGTCAGGTGATGCAGAAGCAGGAGTTTGTGGAGCAGAGAAGAGTGGAATTGGAGAAGTACTTAAAGAGGCTCGCGAGGCATCCGATGATTCGAAAGAGCGATGAGTTGAGGGTGTTTTTGACGGTGCAGGGGAGAATGCCATTGCCCACGAGCATTGACATGGCGTCGAGGATGCTTGATGGGGCTGTGAGGCTGCCGAAGCAGCTGTTAGGAGAGTCGAGTAGTGTGATTGAGCCGCAAGATGTGGTGCATTCAGCTAAAGGTGGGAGGGATATGCTGAGGTTCTTTAAGGAATTCAAGCAATCTGTTGTCAATGATTGGGGTAACGCAAGGCCGTCTGTGGAGGAGGAGGATAAGGAGTTCTTGGAGAAAAAGGCCAAGTTGAAGGATCTTGAGCAGCATCTCACAAATGCGTCGAAGCAG GCAGAATCATTGGTTAAGGCACAGCAAGAAATGGGGGAGATCATGGGAGAATTGGGGTTGGCTTTTATCAAGTTAACCAAGTTTGAGAGTGAGCAGGCAACATCAAATACCCAAAGAGTGAGGGCTACTGACATGAAAAATGTAGCCACTTCAGCTGTTAAAGTGAGCAGATTGTATCGAGAATTAAATGCACACACTGTGAAGCATTTT GATTCATTGCACGAACACATGGGAATGATGTTAGCTGTACACAGTGCGTTTGCAGATCGTTCTAGTGCCTTACTGACATTGCAAACTCTTATATCGGAATTGTCTGCCTTGCATTCAAGAGCTGATAAACTTGAAACTGCTTCATCTAAAATGTTTGGTGGTGACAAGTCAAGGGTTCGCAAGTTGGAGGACTTAAAAGATGCCATTAGGGTCACAGAGGATGCCAAAAGTTGTGCCATCAAAGAATATGAAAGGATTAAG GTGGGGTTGAGATGCCCATCATGTTTAGAAGGTGGAAAAAGGTAG
- the LOC130992066 gene encoding sorting nexin 2B-like isoform X1, producing MGSEKNPKANNAEKEEEEREEFLHPLSADDKLQTLTLNSDGEETFNGEVSTSKSYSHYRSAMTTLSSSTEQPLFPPPSVATTPAVSDPLLFPSHNPSLDSPSYADMFHPFHERLPESNGNGEISGEDTVSSPLSQSSSSDYLRISVSDPQKEFEPSNSIVPGGNTYISYLIMTSTNIADYEESDFSVRRRFKDVVTLSDRLSEGYRGFFIPPRPDKSLVESQVMQKQEFVEQRRVELEKYLKRLARHPMIRKSDELRVFLTVQGRMPLPTSIDMASRMLDGAVRLPKQLLGESSSVIEPQDVVHSAKGGRDMLRFFKEFKQSVVNDWGNARPSVEEEDKEFLEKKAKLKDLEQHLTNASKQAESLVKAQQEMGEIMGELGLAFIKLTKFESEQATSNTQRVRATDMKNVATSAVKVSRLYRELNAHTVKHFDSLHEHMGMMLAVHSAFADRSSALLTLQTLISELSALHSRADKLETASSKMFGGDKSRVRKLEDLKDAIRVTEDAKSCAIKEYERIKENNRTEIQRLDEERKADFVNMLKGFVTNQVAYSEKIGIEWTKVAEETSRYAREST from the exons ATGGGATCAGAGAAGAATCCTAAAGCAAATAATgcggaaaaagaagaagaagaacgagAAGAATTTCTTCACCCCCTTTCCGCAGATGATAAATTGCAAACCCTAACCCTCAATAGCGACGGCGAAGAAACCTTCAATGGAGAAGTCTCTACATCCAAATCCTATTCACATTACCGCAGTGCCATGACTACTCTTTCCTCCTCCACCGAGCAACCCCTTTTCCCTCCGCCGTCGGTCGCCACGACTCCCGCCGTCTCGGATCCCCTCCTATTCCCCTCTCACAACCCCTCTCTTGATTCCCCATCCTACGCGGACATGTTCCATCCGTTCCACGAAAGGCTCCCGGAATCCAACGGAAACGGCGAGATCTCCGGCGAGGACACGGTTTCGTCGCCTCTATCTCAGTCTTCTAGCTCTGACTATCTGAGAATCAGCGTTTCGGATCCGCAGAAGGAGTTTGAGCCCTCGAATTCGATTGTTCCGGGTGGGAATACTTACATCAGTTATCTGATCATGACGAGCACGAACATTGCGGATTATGAGGAGTCGGATTTTAGCGTGCGCAGGCGGTTTAAGGATGTAGTTACGCTGTCGGATCGGCTGAGTGAAGGTTACAGAGGGTTCTTCATCCCGCCTCGGCCGGATAAGAGTTTAGTTGAAAGTCAGGTGATGCAGAAGCAGGAGTTTGTGGAGCAGAGAAGAGTGGAATTGGAGAAGTACTTAAAGAGGCTCGCGAGGCATCCGATGATTCGAAAGAGCGATGAGTTGAGGGTGTTTTTGACGGTGCAGGGGAGAATGCCATTGCCCACGAGCATTGACATGGCGTCGAGGATGCTTGATGGGGCTGTGAGGCTGCCGAAGCAGCTGTTAGGAGAGTCGAGTAGTGTGATTGAGCCGCAAGATGTGGTGCATTCAGCTAAAGGTGGGAGGGATATGCTGAGGTTCTTTAAGGAATTCAAGCAATCTGTTGTCAATGATTGGGGTAACGCAAGGCCGTCTGTGGAGGAGGAGGATAAGGAGTTCTTGGAGAAAAAGGCCAAGTTGAAGGATCTTGAGCAGCATCTCACAAATGCGTCGAAGCAG GCAGAATCATTGGTTAAGGCACAGCAAGAAATGGGGGAGATCATGGGAGAATTGGGGTTGGCTTTTATCAAGTTAACCAAGTTTGAGAGTGAGCAGGCAACATCAAATACCCAAAGAGTGAGGGCTACTGACATGAAAAATGTAGCCACTTCAGCTGTTAAAGTGAGCAGATTGTATCGAGAATTAAATGCACACACTGTGAAGCATTTT GATTCATTGCACGAACACATGGGAATGATGTTAGCTGTACACAGTGCGTTTGCAGATCGTTCTAGTGCCTTACTGACATTGCAAACTCTTATATCGGAATTGTCTGCCTTGCATTCAAGAGCTGATAAACTTGAAACTGCTTCATCTAAAATGTTTGGTGGTGACAAGTCAAGGGTTCGCAAGTTGGAGGACTTAAAAGATGCCATTAGGGTCACAGAGGATGCCAAAAGTTGTGCCATCAAAGAATATGAAAGGATTAAG GAAAATAATAGGACCGAAATCCAAAGGCTTGACGAAGAAAGAAAGGCCGACTTTGTTAACATGCTGAAAGGATTTGTTACAAATCAG GTTGCatatagtgagaaaattggaATTGAGTGGACCAAAGTGGCGGAGGAGACAAGCAGATACGCGAGGGAGAGCACGTAG